In the Gossypium raimondii isolate GPD5lz chromosome 9, ASM2569854v1, whole genome shotgun sequence genome, one interval contains:
- the LOC105800724 gene encoding multiple organellar RNA editing factor 3, mitochondrial, which translates to MASVNARRSLSTLLSRALSSSSSFPSHSRLTVALLNKTPVFTPQATKIQTRTKTSASGYSPLNDPSPNWSNRPPKETILLDGCDYEHWLIVLEFPEDPKPSEEEMIDAYVKTLASVVGSEEEAKKRIYSVCTTRYTGFGALISEELSYKVKGLPHVLWVLPDSYLDVPNKDYGGDLFVDGKVIHRPQYTSSVQPSSGSRVRGRGDRHIRR; encoded by the exons ATGGCTTCCGTCAATGCCCGACGATCTCTATCAACCCTTCTAAGCCGCGccctctcttcttcttcttcctttccttCCCATTCTCGCCTCACAGTTGCTCTCCTCAACAAAACCCCAGTTTTTACCCCCCAAGCAACCAAAATCCAGACCCGAACCAAGACATCCGCGTCCGGTTACTCGCCTTTGAACGATCCATCTCCTAACTGGAGTAACCGACCGCCGAAAGAAACGATTCTCCTCGATGGCTGTGATTATGAGCATTGGCTTATCGTTTTGGAATTCCCAGAAGACCCAAAACCTTCCGAAGAAGAAATGATCGATGCCTACGTTAAAACCCTCGCTTCTGTTGTCGGCag TGAAGAGGAAGCAAAAAAGAGAATATACTCTGTTTGTACAACGAGGTATACTGGGTTTGGTGCTTTGATTTCTGAGGAGTTGTCTTATAAAGTTAAAG GGTTACCTCATGTACTCTGGGTTTTACCGGATTCGTATCTCGATGTTCCGAACAAAGATTATGGAG GTGATTTGTTTGTTGATGGGAAAGTCATTCATAGACCACAATATACAAGCTCGGTGCAGCCATCCAGCGGCAGCAGAGTTCGAGGACGTGGTGATAGGCATATAAGAAGATAA